A window from Plasmodium chabaudi chabaudi strain AS genome assembly, chromosome: 11 encodes these proteins:
- a CDS encoding ribosomal protein L27a, putative, producing MATRFKKNRKKRGHVSAGHGRIGKHRKHPGGRGKAGGLHHMRINFDKYHPGYFGKVGMRHLNLLKNRKFCRTINVDQLWGLLPEEKKKEFAANPNIAPVIDVTRIGYFKVLGNGILKSDQPIVVKARYFSSIAEKKIKAVGGQCILVA from the exons ATGGCAACAAGATTTAAGAAAAACAGGAAAAAGAGAGGTCATGTATCAGCTGGTCATGGTCGTATAGGAAAGCACAGAAAACATCCTGGTGGAAGAGGAAAAGCTGGTGGTTTACATCACATGAGAATTAACTTTGATAAATACCATCCAGGTTATTTTGGAAAg GTCGGTATGAGACATTTgaatttgttaaaaaacCGAAAATTTTGCCGTACCATAAATGTTGACCAATTATGGGGTTTATTACCtgaagagaaaaaaaaagaatttgCTGCAAACCCCAATATAGCACCAGTTATTGATGTAACAAGAATTGGATATTTCAAAGTTTTAGGAAATGGAATTTTAAAATCAGATCAACCAATTGTTGTAAAAGCTAGATATTTTTCTTCCATagctgaaaaaaaaataaaagctgTAGGAGGTCAATGTATATTAGTAGCataa
- a CDS encoding heptatricopeptide repeat-containing protein, putative: protein MRSMQCVGTYSRFPQITKCLKTKQVKTAKHFSTKLATKFPYLYGEASHPSSSNEVKEYKLDLDPHVNNNNINIFNDRLILSDKLKSNKIFSAYTKSYINKESEHILILCLKKINEYEKNKDNIKISVFIYELQNLSKSKIRYNVLKNIKTIKNFLDHINNNIHTASPSLLLSTAISYKNIRLNKYTYFKNILKSICNHIKVYKSNKLSKLLKSDDNDQNNKDDYQYTIQLLNKKKKNHKINMLNVYTNHLNNSALSYILHSYSSLFNVANYYLLYICKYILLNVGNLNYLDMLSLLYFMNRSNIKISKSDILSCLNNNTLTNTNPNKNQAAKNNYNDKKGTTKNNINNTELNNNTNGLTPNGQIVIQNVTQLNNSNIKYSEYKNTYIKILRTIIHLINKKPAINENTNVLILILYYYFKMNLIPIQIFYKLHYRIKKNIKNIDIKYISLYLYILSNIKFNLGFYKFIYKYLADVFTNRTKEFNTLSLCLSFYSLSKNEYYDDKFVNSCLALFRRHAESLNDVNITNIIYTLGKLKKKDDNLFDILCEILTRRIENISAINLSLIVHSLSKVHYQNAEFYKICLDKGKELLCSFTAKQLIVFTTGLVMNNIYDFEFMQLFFNHIISIDSDSTGMNKDSKRIGKKNNKQNNMLSIICFSTVLERENFIKQFPLSINTFISKNLNFIQCKEYTTMHDEILNILNYLNVDNFEIVKEKKPYMFDIFIKGDNKNIYIDILSRKKYLACSENLNGFMELKKRHMKLLNGKYYYFDKDSFISLDSIDKKTNFIKNFLQNICFYNFNALNHADELTKRDITNLIYSSQNEKKNNIYMKYEKEKNSFKENSNYSQKLNNSNCIQNRNYFLFPTYSKIENVEKNLHKKNKNKIDYGEPLIKKHQIFIDYDQGILLNQTKVDLINKSDNAFQNIQHKDNNTYLLHNENNFLFSKKCHGLTKFECVDKKSGKIIIKKNKLFW, encoded by the exons ATGCGAAGTATGCAATGCGTGGGAACTTACTCCAGGTTTCCACAAATTACAAAATGTTTGAAAACTAAACAAGTGAAAACGGCAAAGCATTTTTCTACCAAATTGGCTACTAAATTTCCGTACCTTTATGGGGAAGCAAGCCACCCAAGTAGTTCCAACGAAGTGAAAGAGTATAAACTAGACCTAGACCCACACgttaacaataataatataaacatatttaatgatCGCCTAATATTAAGCGACAAGTTAAAGagcaataaaatattctctgcatatacaaaaagctacataaataaagaaagcgaacatattttaatattatgtctaaaaaaaataaatgaatatgaaaaaaataaagataatataaaaataagtgtttttatttatgagttacaaaatttaagtaaatcaaaaatacgttataatgttttaaaaaatataaaaacaattaaaaattttcttgatcatataaataataatatacacaCAGCATCACcatctttattattgtcTACTGCCATaagttataaaaacataagattaaataagtatacatattttaaaaatatattaaaaagtatttGCAACCATATTAAGGTTTATAAAAGTAACAAATTATcgaaattattaaaaagtgaTGATAACgaccaaaataataaagacgATTATCAATATACTATccaattattaaataaaaaaaaaaaaaaccataaaattaatatgttaaatgtgtatacaaatcatttaaataatagtgCCTTGtcttatatattacattcatattcatctttatttaatgtagcaaattattatttactttatatatgtaaatatatattactaaaTGTAGGAAACCTGAATTATTTAGATATGCTTTCtcttctatattttatgaacagatctaatataaaaattagtaAATCCGATATATTATCTTGcctaaataataatacactAACTAATACTAATCCGAATAAAAATCAAGCCgctaaaaataattataatgataaaaaagggacaaccaaaaataatattaacaatacCGAgcttaataataatacaaatggCTTAACACCAAATGGGCAAATTGTTATACAAAATGTAActcaattaaataattcgaatataaaatatagtgaatacaaaaatacgtatataaaaattttaaggacaattattcatttgataaataaaaaaccagcaattaatgaaaatacaaatgtattaattttaatattatattattattttaaaatgaatttaatacctatacaaatattttataaattacattacagaataaaaaaaaatattaaaaatatagacatcaaatatatttctttatatctctatattttaagtaacattaaatttaatcttggattttataaatttatttataaatatttagcTGATGTGTTTACAAACAGAACTAAAGAGTTTAACACTTTATCTCTTTGTCTTTCCTTTTATTCACTTTCAAAAAATGAGTACTACGATGACAAGTTCGTTAACTCTTGCCTTGCCCTATTCAGAAG GCACGCTGAAAGTCTAAATGACGTAAACATCacgaatattatatacacactagggaagttaaaaaaaaaagatgataatttgtttgatatattatgtgAAATTTTAACTCGAagaattgaaaatatatctgCAATAAATTTAAGCTTGATTGTTCATAGTTTATCAAAAGTTCATTATCAAAATGCTgagttttataaaatttgtctTGATAAGGGAAAAGAATTGTTATGTAGTTTTACAGCCAAACAGTTAATCGTATTTACCACAGGATTAgtaatgaataatatatatgactTTGAGTTTatgcaattattttttaatcataTCATTTCTATAGATAGTGATAGTACCGGTATGAATAAAGACAGCAAAAgaattggaaaaaaaaataataaacaaaataatatgctaAGCATTATATGCTTTAGTACAGTTCTTGAAAgagaaaattttattaaacagTTTCCATTATCTATAAACACATttatttctaaaaatttgaattttattCAATGTAAAGAATATACAACAATGCATGATGAAatattgaatatattaaattatttaaatgtagacaattttgaaatagtaaaagaaaaaaaacctTATAtgtttgatatatttattaaaggggataataaaaatatatatattgatatattatcacgaaaaaaatatttagctTGTtcagaaaatttaaatggaTTTatggaattaaaaaaaagacatatgaaattattaaatggcaaatattattattttgacaAAGACtcatttatatcattagattcgattgataaaaaaacaaattttataaaaaactttttacaaaatatttgcttttacaattttaatgcTTTAAATCACGCTGATGAACTAACAAAAAGGGACataacaaatttaatatattctagccaaaatgaaaaaaaaaacaacatatatatgaagtatgaaaaagaaaaaaattcttttaaagaaaattcaaattattCACAAAAATTGAACAATAGCAATTGCATTCAAAatagaaattattttttatttccaacTTATtctaaaattgaaaatgtagaaaaaaatttacataaaaaaaataaaaataaaatagattATGGTGAAccgttaataaaaaaacatcaaatatttatagacTATGACCAaggaatattattaaatcaaACTAAAGTAGacttaataaataaatcgGATAATGCTTTTCAAAATATCCAAcataaagataataatacatatttattacataatgaaaataattttttattttcaaaaaaatgtcaTGGATTAACCAAATTTGAGTGtgttgataaaaaatcaggaaaaattattattaaaaaaaataaattattttggtaa
- a CDS encoding rhomboid protease ROM10, putative, translating to MRFLMNYQNLPNDESFDDSDLLLLKYATLFYKTFKKKIQFIQILFPSYKHHYVTIILSVFLYIFFFGYDIYFFNKYNPLFIRDDVITRIGINRDIITTEYHFHKLITATLIHPNIWSLIINTYYLINLGIVVEKNYGRVHTIAIMLFSSICGNLLMCATANCNESQLGTSTILSGMMGLFLQEVTSNFRRISGKIEIIGTYLFTIISMYLTISMFPHNGNIMGNLGGLFGGYCYPYIFNVARLDNGPGNTERLVHTALMGLYWILLILNLLFVKC from the exons atgagATTTCTTAtgaattatcaaaatttacCAAATGATGAGTCATTTGATGACTCGGACTTGttacttttaaaatatgcaacattattttataaaacctTTAAGAAGAAGATTCAATTTATTCAAATCTTATTCCCTTCCTATAAACACCATTATGTTACCATAATCCTCTCCGtattcttatatatttttttctttggaTATgacatatatttctttaacaAATACAACcctttatttattagaGA CGATGTAATAACACGTATAGGAATAAACAGAGACATTATTACAACTGAATACCATTTCCACAAATTAATAACAGCCACATTAATTCATCCTAATATATGGAGTTTGATA aTTAACACATATTACTTAATTAACCTTGGAATAGTTGTCGAGAAGAA ttatGGGCGAGTTCATACTATAGCAATCATGTTATTTAGTTCGATCTGTGGGAACTTATTAATGTGTGCAACCGCAAACTGCAATGAA TCCCAATTAGGAACAAGTACTATACTATCGGGAATGATGGGACTCTTTTTACAAGAAGTGACATCCAACTTTCGAAGAATTAGCGGAAAAATTGAAATCATAGGGACTTACTT GTTTACCATCATATCAATGTATTTGACAATATCCATGTTCCCACACAATG GAAACATTATGGGGAACCTTGGAGGATTGTTCGGAGGTTATTGCTAcccttatatttttaatgtagCTAGATTGGACAACGG acCAGGAAATACCGAAAGATTAGTCCATACCGCATTAATGGGCTTATATTGGATTTTGTTAATACTTaacttattatttgttaaatgctaa
- a CDS encoding malate dehydrogenase, putative translates to MTKISLIGSGQIGAIVGQLCLSENIGDIVLYDVVNGVPQGKCLDLKHYSAIIGVNRKIIGTNNVEDIKDSDVIVITAGVQRKEGMSREDLIGINGKIIKSVAESVKQYAPNAFVICVTNPLDVMVNVFHKYSNLPYEKICGMAGILDTSRFRSLLSEKLNVSPENINAIILGGHGDLMMPLPRYCSISGIPLLEYIKNRNISEKDINDIIEKTRNMGGEIIKLAKSSATFAPAASILKMIKSYLQDQSQLFTCAVYLNGLYNCKDLYAGSTAFINKTGAHPIEFVLTEEEQSCYQKSINNIRENTQKALNAVN, encoded by the coding sequence atgacaaaaatatcattaatAGGAAGTGGCCAAATAGGGGCTATAGTAGGGCAACTTTGTTTATCTGAAAACATTGGAGACATAGTTTTATATGATGTAGTAAATGGGGTACCTCAAGGAAAATGCCTCGatttaaaacattataGTGCAATTATAGGTGTAAACCGAAAAATAATAGGAACAAATAATGTGGAAGATATAAAAGACTCTGATGTTATTGTTATAACTGCTGGTGTTCAAAGAAAGGAGGGAATGTCCAGAGAAGATTTAATTGGTATAAAtgggaaaataataaaaagtgtTGCTGAATCTGTAAAACAGTATGCACCAAATGCTTTTGTTATATGTGTTACAAACCCTCTTGATGTTATGGTTAATGTTTTTCACAAATATAGTAATTTACCTTACGAGAAAATATGTGGTATGGCTGGTATATTAGATACATCAAGATTTAGATCGTTGCTGAGTGAAAAGTTAAATGTTTCAccagaaaatattaatgcCATTATTTTAGGAGGTCATGGTGATCTTATGATGCCATTACCAAGATATTGTTCAATATCAGGTATCCCTTTAttagaatatattaaaaatcgTAATATATCagaaaaagatataaatgatataatagAAAAGACAAGGAATATGGGGGGAGAAATTATTAAGCTAGCTAAATCTTCAGCTACATTTGCTCCTGCTGCTTCAATTcttaaaatgataaaatcgTATTTACAAGATCAAAGTCAATTATTTACATGTGCagtttatttaaatggcttatataattgtaaaGATTTATATGCTGGGTCAACagcatttattaataaaactgGTGCCCACCCAATTGAATTTGTATTAACAGAGGAAGAACAATCTTGTTATCAAAAATCAATAAACAACATTCGAGAGAATACACAAAAAGCCTTGAATGCAGTCAACTAA
- a CDS encoding trafficking protein particle complex subunit 6A, putative codes for MQPRQMNERKISKISLLLLINEIINFNIKLVKDNILDIDSVTDGEHLQEQVKQISEAKSEIVNAEPDTGDNKLNSSIPTQNAQNNNDGEQSKQNSTDLDEGKHHINILTNRLRDMGKGIGIKLVERILVYKNDIVDIKDIIKIIGKDMWLIIFNKSIDKLQTYKKNIYIIVDNDISIYLKHTMIDNETNQKNNFIHAFIILIIGIIKGALSRFKINSRVAYNLNYPACSFQISILDE; via the exons ATGCAGCCAAGACAAATGAACGAGAGGAAAATTTCTAAGATAAGTCTTTTACTTCTTATTAacgaaataattaattttaatatcaaGTTAGTAAAGGACAATATATTAGATATTGATAGTGTAACCGATGGTGAACATCTGCAGGAACAAGTAAAGCAAATTTCCGAAGCAAAGAGCGAAATAGTAAATGCCGAGCCAGACACAGGAGATAACAAGCTTAATAGCAGTATCCCGACTCAAAATGCACAAAACAACAACGATGGCGAGCAAAGCAAACAAAACAGTACCGACTTGGACGAAGGCAAGCAtcatataaacattttgaCAAACCGATTAAGGGACATGGGTAAAGGAATAGGAATAAAATTAGTAGAACGAATTTtagtttataaaaatgacatAGTTGATATTaaagatattataaaaattatagggAAAGATATGTggcttattatttttaataaaagtatTGATAAATtacaaacatataaaaaaaatatatatataatagttgataatgatataagtatttatttaaaacatacTATGATTGATAATGAaacaaatcaaaaaaataattttattcatgcttttataattttaataattggAATAATTAAAGGTGCATTATCCcgatttaaaattaattctCGTGTTGCATACAACCTAAACTATCCTGCAT GCTCCTTTCAAATAAGCATACTCGATGAGTGA
- a CDS encoding LMBR1 domain-containing protein, putative, whose product MDEYILLIFFIGCLTISAVTGLKLLIVCGHKNDSKIFVYKIINFIIIIGYMICWILVLLFPIDIYFNLSPRVKKYLNIFTLYRILYVVCLSYIFILAPILTIIYLQVDKFKIYEQNDIINIENEEIFKKQMTTNLKPIIKKWCKIFFKKIVPITFFFICLAIFLFFLTYLPFKKIGIKLNATDCKMWYQYILGTNKKDFLKYNIKKIEECQNIPPNFNIKMDVNLNFIDHIIISTFWWGFILFSFYVGIGMLTFPFNLIYSYINKKKKIKDNQLRNELTIINIKAKKLIQITEMLEKNKTQIKQMNIYKSFYYNIKYIRQKKILNYIVHRLEKDYQNLLNSYNNPINKIYAFAYLFFGLTFLLLTISIIIHLIFYDILNHIIKYDSLLSIYTFWNSLLQYLVINDYIACSAILYTLLVSYLLVCALSGYIYFSTKLKLGFVFTLEKENTYISSLLFHVCLFMVLSSGALVFSAKLFRTYFTHTYALTLFDLYLKNLGFIGELYKREALTYLTLTMNLLTVAFYFIPKRWNLLTNTIFFKPWDLSQIEYEEEDLENNHVRQS is encoded by the exons ATggatgaatatatattattaatatttttcataggATGTTTAACAATATCAGCTGTGACAGggttaaaattattaatagtgTGTGgacataaaaatgatagtaaaatttttgtatataaaattataaactttattattattattggaTATATGATATGTTGGATATTAGTATTGTTATTTCCAattgatatttattttaatttatctcCTAGGGttaagaaatatttaaatatatttacctTATAcagaatattatatgtggTATGCTTatcctatatttttatattagcTCCTATATTaactataatatatttacaggttgacaaatttaaaatatatgaacagaatgatataattaatattgaaaatgaagaaatatttaaaaaacaaatgacGACGAATTTAAAAcctataataaaaaaatggtgtaaaatattttttaaaaaaattgtaccaataacttttttttttatttgtctagctatttttttatttttcttaacatatttaccatttaaaaagattggaataaaattaaatgcaACTGATTGTAAAATGTGgtatcaatatatattaggCACAAACAAAAAGGACTTCctaaaatataacataaaaaaaatagaagagTGTCAAAACATACCaccaaattttaatattaaaatggatgtaaatttaaattttattgatCATATAATCATATCTACATTTTGGTGGGgctttattcttttttctttttatgtGGGAATTGGAATGCTTACATTcccttttaatttaatatattcatatataaataaaaaaaaaaaaataaaagacaaCCAATTAAGAAATGaattaacaataataaatataaaagccaaaaaattaatacaaattaCAGAAATgcttgaaaaaaataaaacacaaataaaacaaatgaatatttataaatctttttactataatataaaatatataagacagaaaaaaatacttaaTTATATAGTACACAGACTTGAAAAggattatcaaaatttattaaactcGTATAATAATcctattaataaaatatatgcttttgcatatcttttttttggtcttacttttttattattaaccatatctataattatacatttaattttttacgatattttaaatcatataattaaatatgacTCTCTTTTGtctatatatactttttggAACTCCTTGCTTCAG TACCTAGTTATCAATGATTATATTGCTTGCTCGGCAATTTTATACACATTACTTGTGTCATACTTACTTGTATGTGCCCTTTCcggatatatatattttagtaCAAAG CTTAAGCTTGGCTTCGTTTTCACGcttgaaaaagaaaatacatACATAAGCTCCCTACTTTTCCACGTATGTCTTTTTATGGTGCTTTCAAGTGGGGCACTCGTATTTTCGGCa AAGCTGTTTCGTACGTATTTTACCCACACCTACGCCCTAACATTGTTTGActtgtatttaaaaaatctcGGATTTATCGG cGAATTATACAAGAGGGAAGCCCTAACATATCTGACCTTAACAATGAACTTATTAACCGTTGCTTTCTATTTTATACCCAAAAGATGGAACTTATTGacaaatacaattttttttaaacctTGGGATTTGAGTCAAATAGAATACGAAGAAGAagatttagaaaataacCATGTCCGGCAATCATAA
- a CDS encoding phosphatidylinositol N-acetylglucosaminyltransferase subunit GPI1, putative gives MNDTPNCVNIYFPKNFKIFENVSKCFLYGFSNGSTYATIYVSSKYVDQIGVQANHEQTKHWEAFRILGELVFVKNDEDIKKYTNSKDKKDKINYIYAIYYKNKPIVVKINTQNKIKTSALFILYNTDKYIYNFDTDHVNNLISDAYKREIVYIYSNKNGYRNTEKSCSISNDSKTEYVNNSNLDNIKIKHTNIGHDQLDQCAHTTTDRENKPCCENKIKEKEESTNIPDTANLENEKNDGEKKKIIYYDLSKNNMCENLLIRDVINLINTRYVYIEEVEKLEEDIQANTNEMSSKDSERDENSESNEKDLTDQQHIPITYIWLFFMYIISVINKTIYCILCIPYIFSEKIGSKNKLSIFKLIKEKCLLNSEWYKIFLEIIEKKKKKNFYEYYKYKQILLIRGFSLLLDILGGAILFYMISIQIINLGLIYDKIKIVFETSTLTSILGTLLQKPLGIKLNNNFTSFIGSVVVSILDKWEFFKSLIPFERSSIIRFFSISSLLGLSIFLSLTIDYFRFITVHVTIIYFFFKRIFFIFHSNMYSLYLLFNGKKWNVLKSRVDTNYYTSEEVILGTMLFAILIFLSPTVLILLFVFGIVYFVIKGLIYFLVILKELILYSPIYILLLRSENKYISKGIKMRPYIKANELVDLPQSHYLLLENDKFLFSDKIKLLLAIYFNYPNFK, from the exons ATGAATGATACTCCCAAttgtgtaaatatatattttcctaaaaattttaaaatatttgaaaatgttTCAAAATGCTTTTTGTATGGATTTTCGAACGGTAGCACATATGCCACCATTTATGTTTCCTCCAAATAT GTTGACCAAATAGGAGTTCAAGCAAATCATGAACAAACAAAACATTGGGAAGCCTTTCGAATATTGGGAGAATTAGtgtttgtaaaaaatgatgaagatataaaaaaatacacaaatTCAAAAGATAAgaaagataaaataaattatatatatgccatttattataaaaataaaccaatagttgtaaaaattaatacacAAAATAAGATAAAAACTAGTGccctatttattttatataatacagataagtatatttacaattttgaTACAGATCATGTAAATAACTTAATTTCAGACGCCTATAAAAGAGAAATcgtatacatatattctAACAAAAATGGTTATAGAAATACTGAAAAAAGTTGTAGCATATCAAATGATAGCAAAACTGAGtatgtaaataattcaaatttagataatataaaaataaagcataCAAATATTGGCCATGACCAATTAGATCAGTGTGCTCATACTACAACAGATAGGGAGAATAAACCATGttgtgaaaataaaataaaagaaaaagaagagTCTACTAATATTCCTGATACAGCcaatttagaaaatgagaaaaatgatggcgaaaaaaaaaaaataatatattatgacttatcaaaaaataatatgtgcGAAAATCTACTTATAAGGgatgtaataaatttaattaacaccagatatgtttatattgaAGAGGTGGAAAAATTGGAAGAAGATATTCAGGCTAACACAAATGAAATGTCTAGCAAAGACAGTGAGCGTGATGAAAACAGTGAAAGCAATGAAAAAGATTTAACAGACCAACAGCATATTCCTATAACTTATATAtggctattttttatgtacatTATTTCAGTCATAAATAAGACAATATATTGCATACTTTGTAtaccatatatttttagtgaaaaaattggatcaaagaataaattaagtatttttaaattaataaaagaaaaatgtttattaaattctgagtggtataaaatatttttagaaataattgaaaaaaaaaaaaaaaaaaatttttacgaatattataaatataaacaaatattattaattcgAGGGTTTAGTTTATTATTAGACATATTAGGGGGGgccattttattttatatgatctcaattcaaataattaatttaggGCTCATTTAcgacaaaataaaaattgtcttTGAAACGAGCACCTTGAC ATCAATATTAGGTACCTTGTTGCAAAAACCATTgggaataaaattaaacaaCAATTTTACGTCCTTTATTGGAAGTGTGGTTGTGTCCATTTTGGACAAATG ggaattttttaaaagtttaATTCCGTTTGAAAGGAGCTCGATAATCCGTTTTTTCAGCATATCCAGTTTATTAGGATTGTCTATTTTTCTTTCCCTTACGATTGATTACTTTAGGTTTATTACTGTACAT gtaacaataatatatttttttttcaaaagaatttttttcatattccaTAGTAACATGTACTCTTTGTATTTACTATTCAA TGGGAAAAAATGGAATGTTCTAAAATCGAGAGTAGacacaaattattatactaGCGAAGAAGTTATACTtg GGACAATGTTATTTgctatattaatatttctcTCCCCAACTGTTCTCATTCTTCTATTTGTTTTTGGAATTGTATACTTCGTAATTAAAG ggcttatatattttttggtaATTTTAAAGGAACTTATTTTATACTCTCCGATTTATATTCTCTTGTTAAGgagtgaaaataaatatattagcaAGGGAATAAAAATGAGACCAT ATATA AAAGCTAACGAATTAGTTGATCTTCCTCAATCACATTACCTGCTTTTGGAAAAtgacaaatttttattttccgataaaataaagttaCTTCTtgccatttattttaattacccaaattttaaataa